The Mesorhizobium sp. AR02 genomic interval TGCGGATTGAGCTTCTGCAAGACCCGCACCATGCGCTGCACCAGCGGCGTCACCGGCGTGCGGTAGACGACGCTGTCGCGTTGCGCCGCGACGCGGGCGCGCTGCAAATAATGGTCGACCTGCTTCTGCATCGAGGCGGCCTGCTCGGCGATCAATTGTCCCTTGGCGCCGCCAAGCGCTCTGCCTTCGTTGAGCAGCACCGCCAGTGGCGTCTTCAGCGAATGGGCGAGATTGCCGACCTGGGTTCGCGACCGCTCGACGATGCGTTTGTTGTTTTCGATCAAGGCGTTGGTTTCGTTGGCTAACGGTTCGATCTCGGCCGGGAAGCGGCCGTCGAGCCTCTGCGCGGTGCCTTCGCGCACCATGGCAAGCGCGTTGCGGACCCGGCGCAGCGGCTGCAGGCCGAGCAGGATGGCGATGGCGTTGATGGCGATCATGCCGACGCCGAACAGGCTGAGATAGGTCAGCAGGCGACGCTGGAAGGTGGAGATTTCCTGTTCGAGTTCGCTCTGGTTGCCCATGACGCGGAAACGCGCCGCGCGGTTCTTGGCATCGAGCACGAATTCGCTCTCGAACACTTCGAGCTGCTCGCCGTCGATGCCTTCGGCCGGATAGCTGCGCTGGAAGCTGGCGTTGAAGGGCACCTCGGCGACGCTAGGCGACGGGATTTTGCCTGTCATCGACGACGAATGAAGATCGCCGTGCACGCCTTCCGAGGCAGGTTCCACCGACCAGTACCAGCCTGAATTCGGTTCCGAAAACCTGAGATCGCCAAGGTCGGGAGCGCCCGTCAACGCACCCGTGTCGGAAATGCCGATGGACCCGATCAGGTTGAACAGATGCGCCGACAAAAGGCTGTCGAAGCCACGCTCGCTGGCCTGGCGGTAAAGCGTGGTGATCAGGGTGAAGATGACGACAAGGGTCAGGATCGCCCAGACCGTGGAAAAGGCGATGACGCGGAACGTCAGCGAACGCGGCCACGAACGCAGCGAAAGTGGCCCCCTTGCGGTTGGTTTGAGCGGTTCCGAGTTACGCCTCCGGCTCGCGCATGCGGTAGCCCATGCCACGCACGGTTTCGATCATGTCGATGCCCATCTTCTTGCGCAACCGCCCGACAAAGACCTCGATGGTGTTGGAATCGCGGTCGAAATCCTGGTCGTAGAGATGCTCGACCAGTTCGGTCCGCGAGACCACCTCGCCCATATGGTGCATCAGATAGGCAAGCAGGCGGAATTCATGCGAGGTCAGCTTTAGCGGCACGCCGTCGACATCGGCCTTCGAGGCCTTGGTGTCGAGGCGGAGCGGCCCGCAGGTAAGTTCGGATGAGGCATGGCCGGCGGCGCGGCGGATCAGGGCCCTGAGCCGCGCCAGCACCTCCTCGATGTGGAACGGCTTGGTCACATAGTCGTCCGCGCCGGCATCGATGCCGGAGACCTTGTCACTCCAGCGGTCGCGCGCCGTCAGGATCAGCACCGGCATCTTGCGGCCGCCGCGGCGCCAGCGCTCGACCACGCTGATGCCATCCATTTGCGGCAGGCCGATATCGAGCACGACGGCGTCGTAGGGTTCGGTGTCGCCGAGGAAATGGCCTTCCTCGCCGTCAAAGGCACGGTCGACGACATAGCCGGCGTCGACCAGCGCGTCCGCTATCTGCCGGTTGAGATCCTTGTCATCCTCGACGACGAGTACACGCATGCGGAGATCGACACCTGTTGAAGAGCTCGTTCAGATTGAAGACTGGGCAGATATAGGCCGATTCCGGCGGCCTGGGAAACGGGAGGGGTCAGTTCTGCGGAACGACGATCTCGGAACGGCGCGGACGCTGCCCGTCCTTGCCAGGCACCAGCACGACGATGACGCAGACCGGCTGACCACCGCGTGTCGACTGCGAGGCCTTGGCCAGCGTTCCGCCATTCTGCTCGGCCACCTGCTGGCCGATCGCATAGCAGTCGGACGCGGCCAGGACGATCGGGCTGGACTGGTCGGGCGCGATCACCGGCATCGCTGTCGCCTGCGACGCGAACAGCCCGGCAGCACAGAGCGCCAGGGTCGCGGTTCGAAAGTGGGAGCGAAGCGTTTTCATGGTCGGCGTTGTAACGCATCGGTGCTGAACGTGAAATGAACGGTGATCGGTGCGAAAACCATGTCCGCTACACCCCTGAAACGCGAGACGACCGGCGGTGATTTCGACGCCCCAACCCGACGAAATCCCGCAGACGCCAGTCTAGACTCCGTTTCGGTCAGATTGAAAGCGTGTCAGGCACTTTCCTGAGTCAGCGCACGAAACCGCAGCAGTCCGTGGTGCACAAGGAGATCCTCGTCGTAACGGGCCTCGGTGAATTCAAGCGACAGCCGCGTCTCGCCACGAGGGCCGATCACCAGTGCGGCGTCGGCGAGGCGAGCCTTGATGGCATTCATGATGGCAAGCGTTTCGTCGTCGCCGTGGGCTTTCGACCAGACATGCAGCGTGACCAGCTGATCGTCGTTGTTGTCGGCGCCGGTGTTCCAGTCAAAGGCGCTGGTCTGGCCGCAGGTCACATAGGGAAAGGCGGCATTGTCGGTTGCCTGTTCGAGCAGTCCAGCACCACCCAGCAGCGCCGACAGCGACGCGTCGCTTTTGAGCCTTAGAAAAAGTGCCTGCAGCAAATCGCCGGGCGCGGTCATTTGTCGTCCCCCTCGCCTGTCACGCCTTGTACAAGCGGTTCGCGACACTGGCAAATTCGCGCATAGCGTACCCGGCTCGACAAGCTTGCGCCATATCGCATGATTCGTCTCGTGGCGATTATGAAAGCCGGTGATCTCGAAAATACGACTCTGTTATGAACAGATTGCCATGCCGAGCAACCTTGCGGAACCAACCGGCTCAGCCGGCAGATTGCCCGAGCGCCTTGCGGCAAAGGGACAGTAGAGCCATATCGGAATTCCTCGGGCCAAGGAGCGAAATTCCGTACGGCAGCCCCTCGGCCCAGTCACACCCCCTCGTCGGAGCCCGGTCGATGCTCGGTATCCAGGCGCCATGGTCGGACTAGCTTCGTTGGCCTGGATGGTGCGAAAGATCGGCCGTCACGCGACCGGACCACGATGCCATGAATATCCCCGAAGCGGCGGGGCTTATCCTTTGAGTTCGCAGCGCTGTTAGTATCGGGCTCGGCCGCCCGACATATCGAAAACAGCGCCGGTGTTGAACGCACTGGCGTCCGAGCAAAGCCACACCACGAGCGCCGCTACCTCATTCGGATCGCCGAGCCGCTTCAGCGGACTTGCCGATATCATCGAGTCGACGGTCTCATTGCCGAGATCCCGGATAAGGCGCGTATCAATCGGACCCGGAGCGATGCAGTTGACGCGAATATCGGTATCGCTGACCTCACGCGACAGCGCTTTGGTAAAAGCGATGACACCGGCGCTTGCCGCGGAATAGGCCGCAAGGCTCGGCAGTCCCTCTTTCCCGGCAAGGGATCCCATGTTGACGATACGACCCTTGCCCGCTCGTCGCATGAGTGGGAGCACCCGATGCGTTACTTCGAACGTGCCAAGGAGGTTGACCTGCAGGATCCGCTGCCATTCCGCCGGTTCGAATTCCTCGAACGGCTTGTAGCTGCCCAGCCACCCCGCATTGTTCACGAGAATGTCGATTCCGCTTTCGCCCATAGTGGCTAGCGCTTGCATGACGCTGTCGCGTTTCGTCACGTCCACTGAAAGAGAACGAGTGCCTTCCAGCTCGACAGGCTCAATATCCCAGATCCAAACGTCCGCTCCAC includes:
- a CDS encoding DUF3168 domain-containing protein — its product is MTAPGDLLQALFLRLKSDASLSALLGGAGLLEQATDNAAFPYVTCGQTSAFDWNTGADNNDDQLVTLHVWSKAHGDDETLAIMNAIKARLADAALVIGPRGETRLSLEFTEARYDEDLLVHHGLLRFRALTQESA
- a CDS encoding response regulator transcription factor, which gives rise to MRVLVVEDDKDLNRQIADALVDAGYVVDRAFDGEEGHFLGDTEPYDAVVLDIGLPQMDGISVVERWRRGGRKMPVLILTARDRWSDKVSGIDAGADDYVTKPFHIEEVLARLRALIRRAAGHASSELTCGPLRLDTKASKADVDGVPLKLTSHEFRLLAYLMHHMGEVVSRTELVEHLYDQDFDRDSNTIEVFVGRLRKKMGIDMIETVRGMGYRMREPEA
- a CDS encoding SDR family NAD(P)-dependent oxidoreductase; protein product: MMSVTYDFAGRTAIVTGGARGIGRAIAGKLALSGADVWIWDIEPVELEGTRSLSVDVTKRDSVMQALATMGESGIDILVNNAGWLGSYKPFEEFEPAEWQRILQVNLLGTFEVTHRVLPLMRRAGKGRIVNMGSLAGKEGLPSLAAYSAASAGVIAFTKALSREVSDTDIRVNCIAPGPIDTRLIRDLGNETVDSMISASPLKRLGDPNEVAALVVWLCSDASAFNTGAVFDMSGGRARY
- a CDS encoding ATP-binding protein, encoding MAWATACASRRRNSEPLKPTARGPLSLRSWPRSLTFRVIAFSTVWAILTLVVIFTLITTLYRQASERGFDSLLSAHLFNLIGSIGISDTGALTGAPDLGDLRFSEPNSGWYWSVEPASEGVHGDLHSSSMTGKIPSPSVAEVPFNASFQRSYPAEGIDGEQLEVFESEFVLDAKNRAARFRVMGNQSELEQEISTFQRRLLTYLSLFGVGMIAINAIAILLGLQPLRRVRNALAMVREGTAQRLDGRFPAEIEPLANETNALIENNKRIVERSRTQVGNLAHSLKTPLAVLLNEGRALGGAKGQLIAEQAASMQKQVDHYLQRARVAAQRDSVVYRTPVTPLVQRMVRVLQKLNPQTSLSLSLPATEIVFAGEREDLEELLGNLLENAMKWAKSAVSVTVAPSAGKDDNLFEISIDDDGPGIPEDKARDALKRGRRLDETKPGTGLGLAIVADLVNEYGGVLALERSGLGGLKAVVRLRSLQ